GCGGCCGAAAGCCACGTGGATCGATCCATCCGTGACGCATCGGCCTTCATCCGTACCAATGTCAACGGGACCCATGTCCTCCTGGAGGCGGCGCGCCGGGCCTGGGAGCAGCGAACCGATGGATCGGTGCGCTTCCATCATATTTCCACCGACGAGGTATTCGGTACACTTGGATCAACCGGCCACTTCACGGAAGAAACCGCATATGCCCCCCGATCGCCCTACGCGGCATCCAAGGCATCGGCCGATCACCTCGTCCGTGCCTACGGCGTGACGTATGGCTTGCCGTTCGTGCTGACCAATACATCGAACAATTACGGACCCCGTCAATTTCCGGAAAAGCTCATTCCCCTCGTCATTGCACGGGCCATGGCGGGAGAGACGATTCCCGTCTACGGTCGCGGCGAGCAGGTCCGGGACTGGCTGCACGTGGACGATCACTGTGCCGCGCTCGAGGCTGTCCTGCTGGAGGGAGAGGTCGGTGAGACCTATCTGATTGGCGGCAATGAGGAGGCCCGGAATATCGACTTGGTTACGCTTCTGCTCACGGTGGTGGACGAGCATCTGGGGCATCCGCCCGGAACGTCCGCTTCCCGCATCACATTCGTCAAGGACAGACCCGGACACGACTTCCGGTATGCCCTGGATTCCTCCAAGATCACGTCGAAACTCGGATGGACTCCTGAATATGACCTGGCTTCGGGTTTGCGTCAGACGGTTGCGTGGTATGTTGAGAACGTGGGGTGGATGGACGCGGTTCGGGATGAACGCTACCGCAGTTATATTGACGAACACTATCGAAACGCGGCCGAGCAACAACTATGAAAGGGATTGTCCTGGCCGGGGGTACCGGCAGCCGACTCTATCCACTGACACGGGTGACAAACAAGCACCTGTTACCGGTTGGGCGGTATCCCATGATCTATCACCCACTCGTGCGGTTGCGCCGGGCCGGAGTACGGGAGGTCGCGGTGGTCACGAGTCCCGAACACATGGGAGATGTCGTCAACCTGCTGGGAAGCGGTCGTCGGCTGGGCCTGGATCTGACCTACCGGGTGCAGGATGAGCCCGGCGGAATTGCACAGGCCATTGCGCTGTGTGAGACGTTCACCGGTGGCGAGCCGTTCGTAGTGATCCTTGGTGACAACATCCTGGGATCGGATATTGGCCATGAAGTGGATGCTTACCGCGCCCAGGCATCCGGAGCGCGCGTGCTGCTGAAGGAAGTCCACGATCCCGAACGCTATGGGGTACCCCGATTGGTTGACGGTCGAATCGTGGAGGTCATCGAGAAGCCAACCGAGCCTCCCAGTTCGTTCAGCGTGACTGGCATCTATTTCCTGGACGCCGATGTCTTCTCCATCATCAACCAACTGGAGCCGTCGGCCCGCGGTGAGTTCGAAATCAGTGACGTGAACAATCACTATGCGGCAAGGAATGTCCTCTCCCATGGAATCCTGAAGGGATTCTGGGGAGATGCGGGCACGTTTGACGGATGGGATGAAGCCAACCGATTGGCTCGTGACGTGATCTACCCTGAACTGGATGAGTCTGCTGAATGATCTGGAAAGATGCGTTGATTGATGGCGTGCTCGCCCGGCCCCTGACGCCCTTCCGGGATGACCGGGGATGGCTCGCCGAGCTTTTCCGATCCGACGATCCTGTCCCGGCCGGTTTTCCGGAGATGGGATACGTGTCGGTTACGTACCCTGGCGTGGCACGCGGTCCCCACGAACATGTCCGCCAGTCCGACCGGTTCGCTTTTTTCCACGGGCTCTACCGGATCTGGCTCTGGGATGTACGTCCGGATTCGGCTACGCGTGGATGCCGCCAGATGTTGACGGCTGGAGCCGACTTCCCACTCCTGTTGGTCATCCCTCCCGGTGTCGTACACGCCTATCGGAATGAGGGCAGCGAAGACGCCTTCGTCATGAACTTTCCGGACGCTCTCTACGCAGGCCGGAACCGTCAGGAGGTGGTCGACGAAATACGTCATGAGGATGATCCCGAATCCCCGTTCACCCTGGTTGACACACTCTGACCAATTCCATGCTTGTCCTGTTTGATATTGACGGTACCCTGCTCACGTCCAATGGTGCTGGAAGGTCGGCCATCGAAGCCGCACTCTCACGGTGCATGGGTCGAGCCGTAACGGCCGAGGGCGTGGCCTTCTCCGGCCGGACAGATCCGGCCATCGTCCGGGACATGCTCGCTGGATCGGGGTGTACGACCAGCGAGATAGACGCCTCGCTTGCCGACTGCCTTGAGGCGTATGCGGACGAGTTGACAGCGCGACTGCAACCGTCCGATATCACAGTCCTTGACGGCGTAACAGAAATCCTTTCATCCCTGCGTATCCGACCGGACACCCATCTTGCACTGCTGACCGGAAACCTCGAGCGCACCGCTTGGGCCAAGTTGCATGCCGGCGGGTTGAACGACTACTTCGAATGGGGTGCTTTCGGGAGCGACCATCACGACCGCAATCAACTGCCCGGCATTGCCGCCCATCGTTTCCGCGAGCGGACCGGTCGCTTTTTCCCGTCTTCCCGGACCATCATCATTGGAGATACGGAGCATGACATCACCTGCGCCCGCTCCGGCGGTGCCTGGGCGATTGCCGTCTGTACGGGACGCTCGGACCGACGCATGCTGGAAATCCACGGGCCCGACCTGCTCCTGGACAGCCTGGCTCCCATGGACCCGGTACTGGCCTTCATGGATACCCTTCCCGCGTAGGACGGTTCGGACGCGCCCGGCACCCCGGGTCGGTCAGCCGCGAATGCCGCCGAATTCTTCCCACAGGCGGTGAAGCAACAGGTCCGCGGTGCGATCCACGATGGCAAATACGTCCTCAAACCCCTTCGTACCGCCGTAATAGGGGTCGGGGACCTGGAAATCCCCTGGCTCCGGATCGAACTCCCGGAACAGTCGCACGCGAGAGGACAGCGTACCATCCGGATCGAGCGCAAGTACATCCTCCAGATTGCTCTTGTCCATCACGAAAATGTGGTCGAAAAGGGAGAGATCTTCCGGCATGAACTGCCTGGCCCGCTGCGACCGGATATCCACGCCGTTCGCCAACGCGGTTTCCGTCATGCGAGGATCTGGTGGGTGACCCACATGCCATCCGCCCGTCCCGGCCGAAGCAATCATGAAATGCGAGTCCATTCCGGCTGAAGCCACTTTGTGACGAAACACCCCTTCGGCCAACGGACTCCGGCAGATGTTGCCCAAGCAGACAAACAGCACACGTATGGGATTCGATATCGACCTGCTCACGCCCGCTGCATCAAGGTTCTGGACACCAGCCACTTGTTGGCCAGGACGAATGCCGCCAACACGATGCCCCACTGAACCAACACGGTCATGACGGAATACGGATCCAGCGGATTGTACCAGGAATCAGGAGCGTATACCGTGGCCGACAGGAAGAACCACCATGTCAGTAGCGCCACCGCCTGGACAGGTACCGCCCATTTGATCAGGATTTCCCACATTCGCCCGGCGCGCCAATCGCCTTCCGCTCCGTAATCCACGCTTTCACGCCGGAAAGCCGAAACGCCATACTTGACCACGGAGAAGGAAATGAAGGCACCCGAAATCATGAGCGCAATGCCCCATACGAAATCCTGGTTTCCGAAAAAGTCCAGATTGACTGCCGATGGGACACCCAGGAGAAATCCTATGGAGCAGACCGAAAGGACAGCCGTCCGTCGGTTTATGCCAAGATCCACCAGGATTCGGGTGGTCAGTTCAATCATGGAAATGAGAGAGCTGAGCGCGGCAAACGCCAGACCCAGGAAGAACAGGATGGCGAGTCCCTCGCCGAAGGGCATCATGGCGAACAACTGCGGCATCCAGATGAACGTCAAGCCGGTCGCAGCCGGTCCACTGGTCTGCATGATGGCCAGCACGTCCGCCTTGTCCATCTGGGCACCCAATGTCGCGAATACGGTCCCGAAGATCACGACGGCGGCCATGATGGAGACCAGATTGTTTCCGAACCCGGTGATGAAGGCGTTCTTGACAACACCGTGCTTGGCATGCATGTACGCGCCGTAGGTCAGGATGAGTCCCCAACCCGCACCGGTGTCCCAGGCATTCTGGGTCAACGCCTCAAGCCACGTCCTGGGCTGCGTCAAGGTCGCCCAGTCCGGAGTGAACAGGAACGCGATTCCATCACCGGAGCCGGGCAGGGTCAGCGTCCGGATGAGGCTGATGACCACGATGGCCAGGAGTGCCGGAATCAGGAATT
The Rhodothermales bacterium genome window above contains:
- the rfbB gene encoding dTDP-glucose 4,6-dehydratase, which encodes MKSFQPKCVLVTGGAGFIGSNWLLRMVPRHPEIRFINLDALTYAGNLMSLREIESAPNYRFAHGDITDISLVADVFARNDVDAVVHFAAESHVDRSIRDASAFIRTNVNGTHVLLEAARRAWEQRTDGSVRFHHISTDEVFGTLGSTGHFTEETAYAPRSPYAASKASADHLVRAYGVTYGLPFVLTNTSNNYGPRQFPEKLIPLVIARAMAGETIPVYGRGEQVRDWLHVDDHCAALEAVLLEGEVGETYLIGGNEEARNIDLVTLLLTVVDEHLGHPPGTSASRITFVKDRPGHDFRYALDSSKITSKLGWTPEYDLASGLRQTVAWYVENVGWMDAVRDERYRSYIDEHYRNAAEQQL
- a CDS encoding sugar phosphate nucleotidyltransferase — encoded protein: MKGIVLAGGTGSRLYPLTRVTNKHLLPVGRYPMIYHPLVRLRRAGVREVAVVTSPEHMGDVVNLLGSGRRLGLDLTYRVQDEPGGIAQAIALCETFTGGEPFVVILGDNILGSDIGHEVDAYRAQASGARVLLKEVHDPERYGVPRLVDGRIVEVIEKPTEPPSSFSVTGIYFLDADVFSIINQLEPSARGEFEISDVNNHYAARNVLSHGILKGFWGDAGTFDGWDEANRLARDVIYPELDESAE
- a CDS encoding dTDP-4-dehydrorhamnose 3,5-epimerase family protein encodes the protein MIWKDALIDGVLARPLTPFRDDRGWLAELFRSDDPVPAGFPEMGYVSVTYPGVARGPHEHVRQSDRFAFFHGLYRIWLWDVRPDSATRGCRQMLTAGADFPLLLVIPPGVVHAYRNEGSEDAFVMNFPDALYAGRNRQEVVDEIRHEDDPESPFTLVDTL
- a CDS encoding haloacid dehalogenase-like hydrolase, with translation MLVLFDIDGTLLTSNGAGRSAIEAALSRCMGRAVTAEGVAFSGRTDPAIVRDMLAGSGCTTSEIDASLADCLEAYADELTARLQPSDITVLDGVTEILSSLRIRPDTHLALLTGNLERTAWAKLHAGGLNDYFEWGAFGSDHHDRNQLPGIAAHRFRERTGRFFPSSRTIIIGDTEHDITCARSGGAWAIAVCTGRSDRRMLEIHGPDLLLDSLAPMDPVLAFMDTLPA
- a CDS encoding low molecular weight protein-tyrosine-phosphatase: MGHRVGGIRPGQQVAGVQNLDAAGVSRSISNPIRVLFVCLGNICRSPLAEGVFRHKVASAGMDSHFMIASAGTGGWHVGHPPDPRMTETALANGVDIRSQRARQFMPEDLSLFDHIFVMDKSNLEDVLALDPDGTLSSRVRLFREFDPEPGDFQVPDPYYGGTKGFEDVFAIVDRTADLLLHRLWEEFGGIRG
- a CDS encoding sodium-dependent transporter yields the protein MSTDKGPRFSSRLGMILSVLGIAVGTGNIWRFPRIAASNAGDEGAGAFLLAWVTFLLVWSVPLIIAEYALGRKGRMGVIGSIAKVAGERFGWMGAFIAFVATAIMFYYSVVAGWCVYYITQMTANPLPLSLEASTAIWDGFQAGGLPIAFHALAMIIGAVVVVRGISSIEKANKFLIPALLAIVVISLIRTLTLPGSGDGIAFLFTPDWATLTQPRTWLEALTQNAWDTGAGWGLILTYGAYMHAKHGVVKNAFITGFGNNLVSIMAAVVIFGTVFATLGAQMDKADVLAIMQTSGPAATGLTFIWMPQLFAMMPFGEGLAILFFLGLAFAALSSLISMIELTTRILVDLGINRRTAVLSVCSIGFLLGVPSAVNLDFFGNQDFVWGIALMISGAFISFSVVKYGVSAFRRESVDYGAEGDWRAGRMWEILIKWAVPVQAVALLTWWFFLSATVYAPDSWYNPLDPYSVMTVLVQWGIVLAAFVLANKWLVSRTLMQRA